Proteins from a genomic interval of Danio rerio strain Tuebingen ecotype United States chromosome 4, GRCz12tu, whole genome shotgun sequence:
- the mtpn gene encoding myotrophin isoform X1, translating into MKAARNEAVRPNPESQSHKSPADTELDTTALMDDGRKHGLTTGGQRLHLISCGDMGDKELMWALKNGDLDEVKNILVKAEDVNRTLEGGRKPLHYAADCGQAEMLEFLLSKGADVNAPDKHGITPLLSATYEGHVTCVKILLEKGADKNRKGPDGLSAFEAAESEAIKALLE; encoded by the exons ATGAAAGCGGCGCGTAATGAAGCTGTCAGACCAAATCCCGAATCTCAGAGCCACAAATCCCCGGcggacacagagctggacacgacAGCACTGATGGATGATGGGAGAAAACATGGCCTGACAACAGGAGGTCAGCGGCTCCATCTGATCAGCTGTG gtgaCATGGGGGATAAGGAGTTGATGTGGGCCCTGAAAAACGGAGATCTGGATGAAGTGAAGAATATTCTGGTTAAG GCTGAGGATGTGAACAGGACTCTGGAAGGGGGCCGAAAGCCGCTACATTACGCAGCCGACTGCGGTCAGGCCGAGATGCTGGAGTTCCTGCTGTCCAAAGGAGCCGACGTCAAC GCTCCAGATAAACATGGCATCACTCCGCTGCTGTCGGCCACATATGAGGGTCACGTCACCTGCGTCAAGATCCTTCTGGAGAAG GGCGCCGATAAGAACCGGAAAGGTCCGGATGGTTTGAGTGCGTTCGAGGCGGCTGAAAGCGAAGCCATCAAAGCTCTAC
- the mtpn gene encoding myotrophin, with protein MGDKELMWALKNGDLDEVKNILVKAEDVNRTLEGGRKPLHYAADCGQAEMLEFLLSKGADVNAPDKHGITPLLSATYEGHVTCVKILLEKGADKNRKGPDGLSAFEAAESEAIKALLE; from the exons ATGGGGGATAAGGAGTTGATGTGGGCCCTGAAAAACGGAGATCTGGATGAAGTGAAGAATATTCTGGTTAAG GCTGAGGATGTGAACAGGACTCTGGAAGGGGGCCGAAAGCCGCTACATTACGCAGCCGACTGCGGTCAGGCCGAGATGCTGGAGTTCCTGCTGTCCAAAGGAGCCGACGTCAAC GCTCCAGATAAACATGGCATCACTCCGCTGCTGTCGGCCACATATGAGGGTCACGTCACCTGCGTCAAGATCCTTCTGGAGAAG GGCGCCGATAAGAACCGGAAAGGTCCGGATGGTTTGAGTGCGTTCGAGGCGGCTGAAAGCGAAGCCATCAAAGCTCTAC